A region of Pseudarthrobacter sp. NIBRBAC000502770 DNA encodes the following proteins:
- a CDS encoding amino acid ABC transporter permease has translation MNTLLNNSDLFITGFRNTLILFFFSAIFALILGTVVAALRVSPVPAMRATATLYVNVVRNTPLTLVLFFFALGYPKLGLVPIDFTTAAIIGLSLYTATYVAEAVRSGINTVPVGQAEAARAIGLPFTQTLTLVILPQAFRAVIPPMFSVFIALLKNTTVAAGFSVFEAGAIRANLSERGEPAMTGLLWVALVFIILVFILSALQRKLEQKWKVAR, from the coding sequence GTGAATACGCTGCTGAACAATTCGGATCTCTTCATCACGGGATTCCGCAACACGCTAATACTTTTCTTCTTCTCGGCAATTTTCGCCCTGATCCTCGGTACCGTCGTTGCCGCGCTCCGCGTCTCCCCCGTACCCGCCATGCGTGCCACCGCGACGCTCTACGTCAACGTCGTGCGCAACACCCCGCTGACGCTGGTCCTCTTCTTCTTCGCCCTCGGCTACCCGAAGCTGGGCCTGGTGCCGATCGACTTTACGACCGCCGCCATCATCGGACTGAGCCTGTATACCGCCACCTACGTGGCGGAAGCTGTCCGTTCCGGTATCAACACCGTCCCGGTCGGACAGGCGGAAGCAGCCCGCGCCATCGGGCTCCCCTTCACCCAGACGCTGACCCTCGTGATCCTGCCGCAGGCCTTCCGCGCTGTCATCCCACCGATGTTCAGCGTTTTCATCGCCCTGCTCAAGAACACCACCGTCGCCGCCGGCTTCTCCGTCTTTGAAGCCGGGGCCATCCGGGCGAACCTCTCCGAACGCGGCGAGCCGGCCATGACCGGCCTCCTGTGGGTGGCGCTGGTGTTCATCATCCTCGTGTTCATCCTTTCCGCCCTGCAGCGAAAGCTTGAACAGAAGTGGAAGGTTGCACGATGA
- a CDS encoding O-methyltransferase, whose amino-acid sequence MSADKSSSWSYAEDLPAEDEVMLRARERSFELGVSAISPGVGAVLTVLAAASKAQTVVEIGTGAGVSGVCLLRGLGAHAVLTTIDVDVEHLRAAREAFAEAGSPANRTRTISGRAGDVLPRLTDGAYDLVFIDADKPGLPGYVEQAIRLLKRSGLLVINDALDKDKVANPAGREPNTVTLRQVGKAIRDDDRLASAMLPTGDGLLVAVKK is encoded by the coding sequence ATGAGCGCCGACAAGTCCAGCAGCTGGTCCTATGCAGAAGATCTGCCCGCTGAGGATGAGGTAATGCTTCGGGCGCGGGAACGTTCCTTTGAACTGGGGGTCAGCGCCATCAGCCCCGGAGTGGGCGCTGTCCTCACGGTATTGGCCGCTGCCTCGAAAGCCCAGACCGTCGTGGAGATCGGCACCGGCGCCGGCGTCTCGGGCGTCTGCCTGCTGCGCGGCCTCGGCGCGCACGCCGTCCTGACCACCATCGATGTGGACGTGGAGCACCTGCGGGCTGCCCGCGAAGCGTTTGCGGAGGCCGGCAGCCCCGCCAACCGGACCCGGACCATTTCCGGCCGGGCGGGCGACGTCCTGCCACGGCTTACGGACGGCGCCTACGACCTTGTCTTCATCGATGCGGACAAGCCGGGCCTGCCGGGCTACGTGGAACAGGCCATCCGGCTGCTCAAGCGCTCAGGGTTGCTGGTGATCAACGATGCGCTGGACAAGGACAAGGTAGCCAACCCTGCCGGCCGCGAGCCCAACACGGTGACCCTGCGGCAGGTGGGCAAGGCAATCCGCGACGACGACAGGCTGGCATCCGCCATGCTCCCCACAGGCGACGGCCTGCTGGTCGCGGTCAAGAAGTAG
- a CDS encoding glutamate ABC transporter substrate-binding protein, producing MKNFFTRKKPLLVAATAALALSLSACGGSGGGGTASSGTDEAPYKVADNVTLTGSPTYDAIKSSGKVRIGVKQDQPGLGFKDAATGEYTGFDIEIAKWMAASLGMSKDKIEFKPIPSANRESAITNGDIDYYVGTYSITDKRKQLIDFAGPYFVTGQGLLVKKDNSSINSEKDLTGKNVCSATGSTPIQNIKANFPNTKTTEFDTYSQCVEALKSGQVDAVTTDQAILLGYAAQEPDSLKVVGQPFTTEKYGVGLKKGDTALRQFMNKTFTDGNSVWQKIYDQTLGQSGTKVEQPKVENY from the coding sequence ATGAAAAACTTCTTTACCCGGAAGAAGCCGCTGCTTGTCGCGGCGACTGCGGCGCTGGCCCTGTCCCTCAGCGCCTGCGGCGGCTCAGGCGGCGGCGGAACTGCTTCCTCCGGTACTGATGAGGCTCCCTACAAGGTTGCTGACAACGTCACGCTCACCGGCAGCCCGACCTACGACGCCATCAAGTCCAGCGGCAAGGTCCGCATCGGCGTCAAGCAGGACCAGCCGGGCCTTGGCTTCAAAGACGCGGCCACCGGTGAATACACGGGCTTCGATATCGAGATTGCCAAGTGGATGGCAGCATCGCTGGGCATGAGCAAGGACAAGATCGAGTTCAAGCCGATCCCGTCCGCCAACCGCGAGTCGGCGATCACGAACGGTGACATCGACTACTACGTGGGCACCTACTCCATCACGGACAAGCGCAAGCAGCTGATCGACTTCGCCGGACCCTACTTCGTCACCGGGCAGGGCCTGCTGGTCAAGAAGGACAACTCCAGCATCAACAGCGAGAAGGACCTCACGGGCAAGAACGTCTGCTCGGCCACCGGTTCCACGCCGATCCAGAACATCAAGGCAAACTTCCCGAACACCAAGACCACCGAGTTTGATACCTACTCGCAGTGCGTCGAGGCGCTCAAGAGCGGCCAGGTTGACGCTGTCACCACCGACCAGGCCATCCTGCTCGGCTACGCTGCCCAGGAACCGGACAGCCTGAAGGTAGTGGGCCAGCCGTTCACCACTGAAAAGTACGGCGTCGGCCTGAAGAAGGGTGACACCGCGCTGCGTCAGTTCATGAACAAGACGTTCACCGACGGTAACTCGGTGTGGCAGAAGATCTACGACCAGACGCTGGGCCAGTCGGGCACGAAGGTCGAACAGCCCAAGGTAGAGAACTACTAA
- the sigE gene encoding RNA polymerase sigma factor SigE, with the protein MSSSVVAPVPAVNNPDDEWVRPTWEEVVTNHSAKVYRLAYRLTGNKYDAEDLTQEVFVRVFRSLENFKPGTLDGWLHRITTNLFLDQARRRTRIRFDALAEDAESRLPGREPGPEQSFELNNLDLDVQAALEELPPDFRAAVVLCDLEGLSYDEVAEALGVKLGTVRSRIHRGRTMLREKLAHRDPRPQQSRRKLSMPRIAGIL; encoded by the coding sequence ATGTCATCTTCAGTAGTGGCACCTGTCCCTGCAGTAAACAATCCCGACGATGAGTGGGTCCGTCCCACCTGGGAAGAAGTGGTCACCAACCACTCTGCGAAGGTATACCGGCTGGCCTACCGCCTGACCGGAAACAAGTACGACGCCGAGGACCTCACCCAGGAGGTCTTTGTCCGCGTGTTCCGTTCGCTGGAGAACTTCAAGCCCGGAACCCTTGATGGGTGGCTGCACCGCATCACCACCAACCTGTTCCTTGACCAGGCCCGGCGCAGGACCCGCATCCGTTTCGACGCCCTGGCAGAGGACGCGGAGTCCCGCCTGCCCGGCCGTGAGCCGGGACCGGAGCAAAGCTTCGAGCTGAACAACCTGGACCTGGACGTACAGGCTGCCCTGGAAGAGCTGCCGCCGGACTTCCGTGCCGCCGTGGTCCTGTGCGACCTCGAGGGGCTCTCCTACGACGAGGTAGCCGAGGCGCTGGGCGTCAAGCTGGGCACCGTCAGGTCCCGCATCCACCGTGGCAGGACCATGCTCCGCGAGAAGCTGGCCCACCGTGATCCACGCCCGCAGCAGTCCCGCCGCAAGCTTTCGATGCCGCGCATCGCCGGCATCCTCTGA
- a CDS encoding amino acid ABC transporter permease, translated as MSSILFDAPGPKARARYRIFGVATAIVILLIVGFVLLRFAESGQFEAKKWQLFTFPLVQQTIAQSVGATLAAFGTAAVLSLVLGILLAFGRLSDRRWISAPCYGFTELFRAVPLLILMMIFYYGLPTIGVQGITPFTAVVAGLVLYNGSVLAEVFRAGIESLPRGQSEAGYAIGLPKSKVMTSILLPQAVRSMLPVIISQLVVILKDTALGFIVTYNEILFQAKYFGSQIQYGSPIIPAAIVAAVLYVGMCLILAAVAKWLERRLSRKPGAAVIPAAAVPAEV; from the coding sequence ATGAGTTCAATCCTTTTTGACGCCCCCGGCCCCAAGGCACGAGCCCGGTACCGGATCTTCGGCGTCGCCACCGCCATCGTGATCCTGCTGATCGTCGGTTTCGTCCTGCTCCGCTTCGCGGAAAGCGGCCAGTTCGAGGCGAAGAAGTGGCAGCTGTTCACCTTTCCGCTGGTGCAGCAGACCATTGCCCAGTCCGTAGGTGCCACGTTGGCCGCCTTCGGCACTGCGGCAGTCCTCAGCCTGGTCCTCGGCATCCTCCTGGCGTTTGGCCGCTTGTCGGACCGCCGCTGGATCAGCGCTCCGTGCTACGGCTTCACCGAGCTGTTCCGCGCGGTTCCGCTGCTGATCCTCATGATGATCTTCTACTACGGCCTGCCGACCATCGGTGTCCAGGGAATTACGCCCTTCACTGCCGTGGTCGCAGGGCTGGTGCTGTACAACGGTTCCGTGCTCGCCGAGGTGTTCCGGGCCGGCATCGAGTCCCTGCCCCGGGGCCAAAGCGAGGCCGGTTATGCCATTGGCCTGCCCAAGAGCAAAGTCATGACCAGCATCCTGCTGCCGCAGGCCGTCCGGTCCATGCTTCCGGTCATCATCTCCCAGCTGGTGGTCATCCTGAAGGACACCGCCCTGGGGTTCATCGTCACGTACAACGAGATCCTCTTCCAGGCAAAGTACTTCGGCAGCCAGATCCAGTACGGTTCCCCGATTATCCCGGCAGCCATCGTGGCCGCCGTGCTCTATGTGGGTATGTGCCTGATCCTGGCCGCTGTCGCAAAATGGCTGGAGCGCAGGCTCTCCCGCAAGCCCGGCGCAGCAGTCATACCTGCGGCGGCTGTTCCCGCCGAGGTTTAG
- a CDS encoding TIGR00730 family Rossman fold protein: MSINADPAKNSQPRRKGPLELRRKQAAVDMSDQHLLDTKGPGQFVHTDPWRVLRIQSEFVEGFGALADIGKAVSVFGSARTKPGSLYYEMGVQVGRKLAEAGVAVITGGGPGSMEAANRGTVEGNGVSVGLGIELPFEQGLNQWVDLGINFRYFFARKTMFVKYAQGFIVLPGGLGTLDELFEAMVLVQTRKVTSFPIVLLGVDFWGPMIDWIRGTLVAEGMVSEKDLDLIQLVDDPAEAVDRVLHGAVTPSLNGEQRPE; this comes from the coding sequence ATGAGCATCAATGCAGATCCGGCCAAGAATTCCCAGCCGCGCCGTAAGGGGCCCCTTGAGCTGCGGCGCAAGCAAGCGGCAGTGGACATGTCGGACCAGCACCTGCTCGATACGAAGGGCCCTGGGCAGTTCGTCCACACCGATCCCTGGCGGGTCCTGCGGATCCAGAGCGAATTCGTCGAAGGCTTCGGTGCGCTTGCAGACATTGGAAAAGCGGTCAGCGTCTTCGGTTCGGCGCGTACCAAGCCGGGAAGCCTCTACTACGAAATGGGCGTCCAGGTGGGGCGCAAGCTCGCCGAGGCCGGGGTTGCGGTGATCACCGGCGGCGGCCCGGGTTCCATGGAGGCGGCCAACCGGGGAACGGTGGAGGGCAACGGGGTGTCGGTGGGCCTGGGCATCGAGCTGCCGTTCGAACAGGGCCTGAACCAGTGGGTGGACCTGGGCATCAACTTCCGCTACTTCTTCGCCCGCAAGACCATGTTCGTCAAATATGCGCAGGGGTTCATCGTCCTGCCCGGTGGGCTGGGCACGCTGGATGAACTGTTCGAGGCCATGGTCCTCGTCCAGACGCGGAAGGTCACGTCCTTCCCCATCGTCCTCCTCGGCGTCGACTTCTGGGGACCGATGATCGACTGGATCAGGGGCACCCTGGTGGCTGAAGGAATGGTCTCCGAAAAGGACCTGGACCTGATCCAGCTGGTGGATGACCCGGCAGAGGCTGTGGACCGGGTCCTTCACGGCGCCGTGACCCCGTCGCTGAACGGCGAACAGCGGCCGGAGTAG
- the dapD gene encoding 2,3,4,5-tetrahydropyridine-2,6-dicarboxylate N-succinyltransferase: MTETASSAVPETLTPNADDRSAHGFGVATVATAGGADTVLDVWFPAPALGVAAEDLRSVENADDALTAIAENGADQDRGTEQKVVFVQINLDEAPADTADAYLRLHLLSHRLVRPNTINLDGIFGKLPNVVWTNFGPAAVEGFELTRARLRRRGAVTVYGIDKFPRMVDYVVPSGVRIADADRVRLGAHLAAGTTVMHEGFVNFNAGTLGTSMVEGRISAGVVTGDGSDVGGGASIMGTLSGGGKEKITIGERVLLGANSGVGISIGDDSVVEAGLYVTAGTRVRVPGPKDEVGEDTTRIVKAAELSGVPNLLFRRNSTTGAVEALPRKGQTVELNDALHAN, from the coding sequence ATGACTGAGACCGCTTCCTCCGCCGTGCCCGAAACCCTGACTCCCAACGCTGACGACCGTTCCGCCCATGGCTTTGGCGTGGCCACCGTCGCCACCGCCGGCGGCGCGGATACTGTCCTGGACGTCTGGTTTCCCGCACCGGCACTCGGTGTTGCCGCCGAGGACCTCCGCTCGGTGGAAAATGCCGACGACGCCCTGACTGCCATCGCTGAGAACGGCGCAGACCAGGACCGCGGCACCGAGCAGAAGGTGGTCTTCGTCCAGATCAACCTCGACGAAGCCCCTGCCGACACCGCAGACGCCTACCTCCGGCTGCACCTTCTCTCGCACCGCCTGGTTAGGCCCAACACCATCAACCTGGATGGCATCTTCGGTAAGCTCCCCAACGTCGTATGGACCAACTTCGGTCCCGCCGCAGTCGAGGGCTTCGAACTGACCCGCGCCCGGCTGCGCCGCCGGGGCGCCGTCACCGTCTACGGCATCGACAAGTTCCCGCGCATGGTGGACTACGTGGTACCCAGCGGCGTCAGGATTGCCGACGCCGACAGGGTCCGCCTGGGTGCGCACCTCGCCGCCGGCACCACCGTCATGCACGAGGGCTTCGTAAACTTCAACGCCGGAACCCTGGGCACGTCCATGGTGGAGGGGCGCATTTCCGCGGGCGTCGTGACCGGGGACGGGAGCGACGTCGGCGGCGGCGCCTCCATCATGGGAACCCTGTCCGGCGGCGGCAAGGAAAAGATCACCATCGGCGAGCGGGTCCTGCTCGGGGCGAACTCCGGCGTCGGCATCAGCATCGGTGATGATTCCGTCGTCGAGGCTGGCCTCTACGTCACGGCAGGAACCCGGGTCCGCGTGCCGGGCCCCAAGGACGAGGTGGGCGAGGACACCACCAGGATCGTCAAGGCCGCCGAACTCTCCGGCGTCCCCAACCTCCTGTTCCGCCGCAACTCCACCACGGGCGCGGTGGAGGCACTCCCCCGCAAGGGCCAGACCGTGGAACTGAACGACGCCCTGCACGCCAACTAG
- a CDS encoding amino acid ABC transporter ATP-binding protein produces the protein MTTHVPGDALVSLNAVNKHYGQLHVLKDINLQVRKGEVVVVIGPSGSGKSTLCRAINRLETIDDGSITIDGKELPAEGKALAKLRADVGMVFQSFNLFAHKTILENVTLGPIKVKGASKAEAEKDAMALLERVGVGQQAPKLPAQLSGGQQQRVAIARALAMKPKVMLFDEPTSALDPEMINEVLDVMVQLAKEGMTMIVVTHEMGFARKAADRVVFMADGQIVEDETPEEFFTNPKSSRAKDFLSKLLTH, from the coding sequence ATGACTACTCATGTGCCCGGCGATGCTCTCGTCTCCCTGAACGCCGTAAATAAGCATTACGGCCAGCTGCACGTTCTGAAGGACATCAACCTCCAGGTCCGCAAGGGCGAGGTTGTTGTGGTCATCGGGCCCTCCGGCTCCGGTAAGTCCACCCTCTGCCGGGCCATCAACCGCCTGGAAACAATCGACGACGGCTCCATCACCATCGATGGCAAGGAACTTCCCGCCGAGGGCAAGGCCCTGGCGAAGCTCCGGGCCGACGTCGGGATGGTGTTTCAGTCGTTCAACCTGTTTGCGCACAAGACCATCCTGGAGAACGTCACCCTCGGACCGATCAAGGTCAAGGGCGCTTCCAAGGCTGAGGCCGAAAAAGATGCCATGGCGCTGCTGGAGCGCGTGGGCGTCGGGCAGCAGGCACCGAAGCTTCCTGCCCAGCTCTCCGGTGGCCAGCAGCAGCGCGTCGCCATCGCGCGCGCACTGGCCATGAAGCCGAAAGTCATGCTCTTCGACGAGCCGACCTCAGCGCTGGACCCCGAAATGATCAACGAGGTCCTCGATGTCATGGTCCAGCTGGCCAAGGAAGGCATGACCATGATCGTCGTCACTCACGAGATGGGCTTCGCCCGCAAGGCCGCGGACCGCGTGGTGTTCATGGCCGACGGGCAGATCGTGGAGGACGAGACGCCGGAGGAGTTCTTTACCAACCCGAAGAGCAGCCGCGCCAAGGACTTCCTGTCCAAGCTCCTGACCCACTAG
- a CDS encoding DivIVA domain-containing protein, with protein MSFFLVFLAVVLVAAVLWAGLGRRSRKSGATTLPALLSGLDEPPANLPPVLLPQRAVPEDVTRLRFSLGLRGYRMDQVDQVLDELRDQLAARDAELAALRGRLDAGERHVGEASDDGAPVPAMAPEEPGAEGDGNRAAQEGAAPVKGGQ; from the coding sequence GTGAGCTTCTTTCTGGTTTTCCTCGCCGTCGTGCTGGTCGCGGCTGTTCTTTGGGCCGGCCTGGGACGGCGCTCCCGCAAGTCGGGCGCCACGACGCTGCCGGCCCTGTTGAGCGGATTGGACGAGCCGCCGGCAAACCTTCCGCCGGTGCTCCTGCCGCAGCGCGCCGTTCCGGAGGATGTGACCCGGCTCCGGTTCTCCCTGGGCCTGCGCGGCTACCGGATGGACCAGGTGGACCAGGTCCTCGACGAACTGCGGGACCAGTTGGCCGCACGGGATGCGGAACTGGCGGCGCTGCGCGGGCGGCTGGACGCAGGCGAACGGCACGTAGGGGAGGCGTCCGACGACGGCGCCCCGGTCCCGGCCATGGCACCGGAAGAGCCCGGTGCGGAAGGGGATGGGAACCGGGCAGCCCAGGAGGGTGCTGCCCCGGTCAAGGGCGGCCAGTGA
- a CDS encoding anti-sigma factor, which translates to MRSQFPFGGRHQRTGSHLEACQECAATLRRERQYLERLRDAPIPPASQDLTARLLARTHELAAQPPAPVPQGGTSRLAARALALTAGGTMAAAGVLAVGAFTAAGDPTASEQAGPEAAFSHVSSQTPADGRTLSAAQLATLRSEGWACPDLQAMGFHLEAARALVVDGEPAVELQLTDGAHHATVTEQHPASQGTGPAHAWATSPASATYRAAGLTITYRSDLPADKAGDAMPILERLADSAMEGVAASVPEQPDGQAAEPLDARLERGINKIAALFTQ; encoded by the coding sequence ATGAGGTCCCAGTTTCCTTTTGGCGGCAGGCATCAGCGCACCGGCAGCCACCTCGAGGCCTGCCAGGAGTGTGCCGCCACCCTGCGCCGGGAACGGCAATACTTGGAGCGCCTCCGCGATGCTCCCATCCCGCCCGCCAGCCAGGACCTGACCGCCCGGCTGCTGGCCCGCACCCACGAACTGGCCGCCCAGCCGCCCGCGCCGGTACCCCAAGGCGGCACCTCGCGCCTCGCCGCGCGGGCGCTGGCCCTGACCGCGGGCGGAACCATGGCGGCCGCCGGGGTGCTGGCCGTCGGTGCGTTCACCGCAGCGGGGGACCCCACCGCCAGCGAACAGGCCGGGCCCGAGGCTGCTTTCTCGCACGTTTCGTCCCAAACTCCCGCTGATGGCAGGACTTTGAGTGCCGCCCAGCTCGCCACCCTCCGTTCCGAGGGTTGGGCTTGTCCGGACCTCCAGGCCATGGGATTCCACCTGGAAGCCGCGCGGGCACTGGTGGTTGACGGGGAACCTGCAGTGGAACTGCAGCTCACTGACGGCGCCCATCACGCCACGGTCACGGAACAGCACCCCGCCAGCCAGGGCACAGGTCCGGCGCACGCGTGGGCCACGTCCCCGGCGTCCGCCACCTACCGGGCTGCAGGCCTGACCATCACCTACCGCTCCGACCTGCCCGCGGATAAGGCCGGCGACGCCATGCCGATCCTCGAACGGCTTGCCGATTCCGCCATGGAGGGGGTCGCGGCATCCGTCCCGGAGCAGCCCGACGGCCAGGCTGCGGAACCCCTGGATGCACGGCTGGAGCGCGGAATCAACAAGATCGCGGCCCTGTTCACCCAATGA
- a CDS encoding DUF3117 domain-containing protein has product MAAMKPRTGDGPMEVTKEGRSLIMRVPLEGGGRLVVELNAAEAANLKECLVGVTE; this is encoded by the coding sequence ATGGCGGCTATGAAACCACGCACCGGAGACGGCCCAATGGAAGTCACCAAGGAGGGCCGAAGCCTGATCATGCGGGTCCCGCTCGAAGGCGGCGGGCGCCTGGTGGTCGAATTGAACGCTGCCGAAGCAGCCAACCTCAAGGAATGCCTGGTAGGCGTTACCGAATAG
- the dapE gene encoding succinyl-diaminopimelate desuccinylase, with the protein MTAETAPESSVSTLDLHQDVALLTAALMDINSVSGNEKRLADAVEAALREIPQLTVVRDGDAIIARTELGHSERVILAGHLDTVPLPLAEGSRGTVPSSWESGVPGEGILYGRGATDMKGGVAVQLALAAGMFDDGAHPKRDVTFVFYDHEEVEAVKSGLGRLVRNHGDLLQGDFAILLEPTDGTVEGGCNGTSRFEASTAGEAAHSARAWMGSNAIHAAAPILARLAAYEPRTINVDGLDYRESLNAVKINGGTAGNVIPDRCVVEINYRFAPDKTPDQAEAHVRELLEGFDVVRTDAAAGARPGLQHPAAASFVAAVGAEPKPKYGWTDVARFSELGIPAVNFGPGDALLAHKDNEHVSADAIRTCLRALEQWLAG; encoded by the coding sequence GTGACTGCTGAAACCGCCCCCGAATCTTCCGTATCCACCCTTGACCTGCACCAGGACGTGGCGCTGCTGACCGCGGCACTGATGGATATCAACAGCGTGTCGGGCAACGAGAAGCGGCTCGCGGACGCCGTCGAAGCCGCTCTGCGGGAGATTCCCCAGCTGACCGTGGTCCGGGACGGCGACGCCATCATTGCCCGCACGGAGCTGGGCCACAGCGAACGGGTCATCCTCGCCGGGCACCTGGATACGGTTCCGTTGCCCCTGGCGGAAGGTTCCAGGGGCACCGTCCCCTCCAGCTGGGAGTCAGGTGTTCCGGGTGAAGGGATCCTCTATGGGCGCGGTGCCACGGACATGAAGGGCGGCGTGGCGGTCCAGCTGGCGCTGGCAGCGGGAATGTTCGACGACGGCGCGCACCCAAAACGGGACGTCACCTTCGTGTTCTACGACCATGAGGAAGTGGAGGCGGTAAAGAGCGGGCTAGGACGCCTGGTCCGGAACCACGGCGACCTGCTGCAGGGGGACTTTGCCATCCTGCTGGAGCCAACGGACGGCACCGTGGAGGGCGGCTGCAACGGAACCAGCCGGTTCGAAGCCAGTACTGCAGGGGAGGCCGCCCACTCTGCCCGGGCGTGGATGGGCAGCAACGCCATCCACGCCGCCGCCCCCATCCTGGCGCGCCTCGCCGCCTACGAGCCACGGACCATCAACGTTGACGGGCTTGATTACCGGGAAAGCCTCAATGCGGTGAAGATCAACGGCGGCACGGCCGGCAATGTCATTCCGGACCGCTGCGTGGTGGAGATCAACTACCGGTTCGCCCCGGACAAGACCCCGGACCAGGCGGAAGCGCATGTCCGGGAGCTCCTGGAAGGCTTCGACGTGGTGCGCACCGATGCCGCCGCCGGTGCGCGTCCCGGACTGCAGCACCCGGCTGCCGCATCCTTCGTTGCCGCTGTGGGTGCGGAGCCCAAACCCAAATACGGCTGGACCGACGTCGCGCGGTTCAGCGAACTGGGGATCCCGGCAGTGAACTTCGGCCCGGGCGACGCCCTGCTGGCCCACAAGGACAACGAGCACGTTTCCGCCGATGCCATCCGAACCTGCCTGCGCGCCCTGGAGCAGTGGCTCGCCGGCTAA
- a CDS encoding TetR/AcrR family transcriptional regulator, with product MPKIVDAGARRQDVVQAVLRIIAVDGLERASLREVADEAGLAVGSVRHYFEGSEELLAFAFGTVVDRVVGRLEGLLPAVLGAGKASPGQREAVLTLLGGMLPLDEVTAVEACAWLAFKNAARIRPFLVAEADRSHREVAAIVGALVASLLPDDEPQENLVLEAERLLATLDGLCMHALLQPAWMTAQMCRDVLERHLDGLAR from the coding sequence GTGCCCAAAATTGTAGACGCCGGTGCCCGTCGGCAGGACGTAGTGCAGGCGGTTCTCCGCATCATCGCCGTGGACGGGCTTGAACGGGCGTCGCTGCGCGAAGTGGCGGACGAGGCCGGGCTGGCCGTCGGCTCGGTCCGGCACTACTTCGAGGGCAGTGAGGAGCTCCTGGCCTTCGCCTTCGGCACCGTGGTGGACCGCGTCGTCGGCAGGCTGGAGGGCCTGCTGCCGGCCGTGCTCGGAGCCGGCAAGGCCAGCCCTGGCCAGCGCGAGGCCGTTTTAACCCTTCTGGGTGGAATGCTTCCGCTGGATGAGGTGACAGCGGTGGAAGCCTGCGCATGGCTGGCCTTCAAGAACGCCGCACGCATCCGGCCCTTCCTGGTGGCGGAAGCGGACCGCAGCCACCGCGAAGTGGCGGCCATCGTGGGCGCATTGGTGGCAAGCCTGCTCCCGGACGATGAACCGCAGGAGAACCTCGTCCTGGAGGCGGAGCGGCTGCTGGCCACGCTGGACGGGCTGTGCATGCATGCGCTCCTGCAGCCTGCCTGGATGACGGCGCAGATGTGCCGCGACGTGCTCGAGCGCCATCTGGACGGGCTGGCACGCTGA
- a CDS encoding Sec-independent protein translocase TatB, which produces MFGINGPEFILLLIIGVLVIGPKRLPEYTQKLANLVKEVRRMANGAREQIKEEVGIDIDDVDWKKYDPRQYDPRRIIKEALLDDDTKPVSAGAPAAVAAVAGAAAAADASPKRPERVVQRLAPGEAAPFDTEAT; this is translated from the coding sequence GTGTTTGGAATCAACGGCCCGGAGTTCATTCTTCTGCTGATCATCGGTGTGCTGGTGATCGGCCCCAAGCGGCTGCCGGAATATACGCAGAAGCTGGCCAACCTGGTCAAGGAAGTCCGCCGGATGGCCAACGGTGCCCGGGAACAAATCAAGGAAGAAGTGGGCATCGACATCGACGATGTCGACTGGAAGAAATACGATCCCCGCCAGTACGATCCCCGCCGCATCATCAAGGAAGCACTGCTCGACGACGACACCAAACCGGTCAGCGCAGGCGCTCCCGCCGCCGTGGCTGCCGTCGCCGGCGCCGCAGCCGCGGCTGATGCCTCACCAAAGCGCCCGGAAAGGGTAGTGCAGAGGCTCGCCCCCGGCGAGGCCGCGCCGTTCGATACCGAAGCCACCTAG